In Anopheles gambiae chromosome 2, idAnoGambNW_F1_1, whole genome shotgun sequence, a single window of DNA contains:
- the LOC1270137 gene encoding transmembrane protein 209 isoform X2, whose amino-acid sequence MSSNPGSPVQCSPIVNRTLELNLNRKRSKECLRWGTVHILLLSVVLFDICNKCSYSFSNLYYVEYVAAAMLSCSMVYYYTCYFYYLFSAEPIRGTEQQRRILRFDANDSSFITTPLQAKQSASADNTPMNVSTSLLRSFHESSFSIASPRWVFSRGSPPMEPPRPPMLYDRNLSYEASPNVSGGSIKFSPALRKLGPPGDTILDDKFMETYGNHEASMDKSNRSQKEQANNTDDSMNSSFGRYRFNDMSHLLKTSLYQLSSSVTPSKQLTKELETGPYNAFIDGSPEGLKKVSTTQLSTYVGNLRMWISLTILQRIEEEINIADQAFKSRGFADIQIGNIGLERLKKTAENQQLVSLYIPRLPLLIPFLEMSTNQEYLVQRIKDLAKGSCLADYRWNSGSAYKGISWDEHLPTDSAIIFHLFCTYLDSQLRPLPQPGGRPFFNRYVVVGDKKTTKETLAEVNTKNKAKCAILYSNPLKPKFNFVSDDKIHSCAYDRNNLFYVIIQFLMYMKTHHECSLEGINLGRSGINILCCIED is encoded by the exons ATGTCTAGCAA TCCCGGTTCCCCGGTGCAGTGCAGCCCGATCGTGAATCGGACGCTTGAGCTGAACCTAAATAGGAAGCGCTCGAAGGAATGCTTGCGATGGGGCACGGTGCACATACTGCTACTGTCCGTGGTGCTGTTCGACATTTGCAACAAGTGTTCGTACTCGTTTTCGAACCTGTACTACGTGGAGTACGTCGCCGCGGCCATGCTGTCCTGCAGCATGGTGTACTACTATACCTGCTACTTTTACTACCTGTTCAGTGCGGAGCCCATCCGGGGCACGGAACAGCAACGGCGAATACTCAGGTTCGATGCAAACGATAGCTCGTTCATCACCACTCCGCTGCAGGCCAAGCAATCGGCCAGCGCGGACAACACGCCAATGAACGTGTCCACCTCACTGTTGCGGTCCTTTCACGAATCGAGCTTTTCGATTGCCTCGCCCCGCTGGGTGTTCAGCAGGGGCAGCCCACCAATGGAACCGCCCCGGCCACCGATGCTGTACGACCGCAACCTGTCCTACGAGGCGTCACCGAACGTCAGTGGCGGTTCGATCAAGTTTTCTCCTGCGCTGCGGAAACTAGGTCCGCCGGGCGATACGATACTGGATGACAAATTTATGGAAACCTATGGAAACCA TGAAGCATCGATGGATAAGAGCAACCGTTCGCAGAAGGAGCAAGCGAACAATACCGATGATTCGATGAACTCGTCCTTTGGTCGGTACCGGTTCAACGACATGTCCCACCTGCTCAAAACCTCCCTTTACCAACTGTCGTCCTCGGTGACGCCAAGCAAACAGCTGACGAAGGAGCTCGAGACGGGCCCGTACAATGCGTTTATCGATGGCAGTCCCGAGGGATTGAAAAAAGTCTCCACCACGCAGCTGTCCACGTACGTGGGCAATTTGCGCATGTGGATCTCGCTGACGATATTGCAGCGTATCGAGGAGGAGATCAATATTGCCGATCAGGCATTCAAGAGCCGCGGCTTTGCTGACATTCAGATCGGCAATATCGGGCTGGAGCGGTTGAAGAAAACGGCCGAAAATCAGCAGCTGGTGTCGTTGTACATCCCGCGGCTACCGTTGCTGATACCGTTTCTGGAAATGTCCACCAATCAGGAGTATCtggtgcagcgtatcaaggaCCTTGCCAAGGGTAGCTGTTTGGCCGACTATCGGTGGAATTCCGGTTCGGCTTACAAGGGTATTAGCTGGGATGAGCATCTGCCTACCGATTCGGCC ATTATTTTCCACCTCTTCTGCACATATCTGGATAGCCAGCTGCGTCCGCTGCCACAACCGGGTGGGCGTCCCTTCTTCAACCGTTACGTCGTAGTAGGCGACAAGAAGACGACCAAGGAAACACTTGCCGAAGTGAACACCAAAAATAAGGCCAAGTGTGCCATTCTGTACTCAAACCCCCTGAAGCCCAAATTTAACTTCGTTTCGGATGACAAAATTCACAGCTGTGCCTAT GATCGAAATAATCTGTTCTACGTCATCATTCAATTTTTAATGTATATGAAAACCCACCACGAATGCTCACTGGAGGGCATTAATCTCGGCAGAAGTGGCATCAACATACTGTGCTGCATCGAAGACTAG
- the LOC1270137 gene encoding transmembrane protein 209 isoform X1, whose product MSSNPGSPVQCSPIVNRTLELNLNRKRSKECLRWGTVHILLLSVVLFDICNKCSYSFSNLYYVEYVAAAMLSCSMVYYYTCYFYYLFSAEPIRGTEQQRRILRFDANDSSFITTPLQAKQSASADNTPMNVSTSLLRSFHESSFSIASPRWVFSRGSPPMEPPRPPMLYDRNLSYEASPNVSGGSIKFSPALRKLGPPGDTILDDKFMETYGNHKFNLSYSEASMDKSNRSQKEQANNTDDSMNSSFGRYRFNDMSHLLKTSLYQLSSSVTPSKQLTKELETGPYNAFIDGSPEGLKKVSTTQLSTYVGNLRMWISLTILQRIEEEINIADQAFKSRGFADIQIGNIGLERLKKTAENQQLVSLYIPRLPLLIPFLEMSTNQEYLVQRIKDLAKGSCLADYRWNSGSAYKGISWDEHLPTDSAIIFHLFCTYLDSQLRPLPQPGGRPFFNRYVVVGDKKTTKETLAEVNTKNKAKCAILYSNPLKPKFNFVSDDKIHSCAYDRNNLFYVIIQFLMYMKTHHECSLEGINLGRSGINILCCIED is encoded by the exons ATGTCTAGCAA TCCCGGTTCCCCGGTGCAGTGCAGCCCGATCGTGAATCGGACGCTTGAGCTGAACCTAAATAGGAAGCGCTCGAAGGAATGCTTGCGATGGGGCACGGTGCACATACTGCTACTGTCCGTGGTGCTGTTCGACATTTGCAACAAGTGTTCGTACTCGTTTTCGAACCTGTACTACGTGGAGTACGTCGCCGCGGCCATGCTGTCCTGCAGCATGGTGTACTACTATACCTGCTACTTTTACTACCTGTTCAGTGCGGAGCCCATCCGGGGCACGGAACAGCAACGGCGAATACTCAGGTTCGATGCAAACGATAGCTCGTTCATCACCACTCCGCTGCAGGCCAAGCAATCGGCCAGCGCGGACAACACGCCAATGAACGTGTCCACCTCACTGTTGCGGTCCTTTCACGAATCGAGCTTTTCGATTGCCTCGCCCCGCTGGGTGTTCAGCAGGGGCAGCCCACCAATGGAACCGCCCCGGCCACCGATGCTGTACGACCGCAACCTGTCCTACGAGGCGTCACCGAACGTCAGTGGCGGTTCGATCAAGTTTTCTCCTGCGCTGCGGAAACTAGGTCCGCCGGGCGATACGATACTGGATGACAAATTTATGGAAACCTATGGAAACCA TAAGTTCAATCTTTCCTACAGTGAAGCATCGATGGATAAGAGCAACCGTTCGCAGAAGGAGCAAGCGAACAATACCGATGATTCGATGAACTCGTCCTTTGGTCGGTACCGGTTCAACGACATGTCCCACCTGCTCAAAACCTCCCTTTACCAACTGTCGTCCTCGGTGACGCCAAGCAAACAGCTGACGAAGGAGCTCGAGACGGGCCCGTACAATGCGTTTATCGATGGCAGTCCCGAGGGATTGAAAAAAGTCTCCACCACGCAGCTGTCCACGTACGTGGGCAATTTGCGCATGTGGATCTCGCTGACGATATTGCAGCGTATCGAGGAGGAGATCAATATTGCCGATCAGGCATTCAAGAGCCGCGGCTTTGCTGACATTCAGATCGGCAATATCGGGCTGGAGCGGTTGAAGAAAACGGCCGAAAATCAGCAGCTGGTGTCGTTGTACATCCCGCGGCTACCGTTGCTGATACCGTTTCTGGAAATGTCCACCAATCAGGAGTATCtggtgcagcgtatcaaggaCCTTGCCAAGGGTAGCTGTTTGGCCGACTATCGGTGGAATTCCGGTTCGGCTTACAAGGGTATTAGCTGGGATGAGCATCTGCCTACCGATTCGGCC ATTATTTTCCACCTCTTCTGCACATATCTGGATAGCCAGCTGCGTCCGCTGCCACAACCGGGTGGGCGTCCCTTCTTCAACCGTTACGTCGTAGTAGGCGACAAGAAGACGACCAAGGAAACACTTGCCGAAGTGAACACCAAAAATAAGGCCAAGTGTGCCATTCTGTACTCAAACCCCCTGAAGCCCAAATTTAACTTCGTTTCGGATGACAAAATTCACAGCTGTGCCTAT GATCGAAATAATCTGTTCTACGTCATCATTCAATTTTTAATGTATATGAAAACCCACCACGAATGCTCACTGGAGGGCATTAATCTCGGCAGAAGTGGCATCAACATACTGTGCTGCATCGAAGACTAG
- the LOC1270138 gene encoding probable prefoldin subunit 4: MSAKVETKSKGTFQPDSDVHITYEDQMKINKFANYNAKVEDLKEELRIKQNELKNLEEAGDEIELLDDDVQIPFLMGDVFLSHDQAKTLELLAEAKERKKKEINGIQQTSRDLQQKMSDLKGYLYGRFGSNIHLENDE, translated from the exons ATGAGTGCAAAAGTAGAAACAAAGTCGAAAGGCACCTTTCAACCG GACTCAGATGTTCACATCACCTACGAAGACCAGATGAAGATAAATAAGTTCGCCAACTACAACGCGAAGGTGGAGGATCTGAAGGAGGAGCTGCGCATCAAACAGAACGAGCTGAAAAATCTCGAAGAAGCGGGCGACGAAATAGAGCTGCTGGACGACGACGTACAGATCCCGTTCCTGATGGGGGACGTGTTTCTCTCGCACGATCAGGCCAAAACGCTCGAGCTGCTGGCGGAAGCGAAGGAGCGCAAAAAGAAGGAAATCAACGGCATCCAGCAGACCAGCCGCGATCTGCAGCAGAAGATGAGCGACCTGAAGGGTTACCTGTACGGTCGGTTCGGCAGCAATATTCATTTGGAAAATGATGAATAA
- the LOC1270141 gene encoding acetyl-coenzyme A transporter 1: MSNRRKKTDRHDHETLLPPVDADEEKHEKSDLRGDWGNIAILFFLYLLQGIPIGLASAIPMLLQNRGASYKQQAEFSFAHWPFSLKLLWAPIVDSLFWKRFGRRKSWLIPTQYLIGIFMLILSLHVNRWLGAETTDTGGDDHATEQTSTLNIPLLTVIFFMLNFLAATQDIAVDGWALTMLKRCNVGHASTCNSVGQTAGYFLGYVAFMALESAEFCNSYLRAEPAPEGLVNLSGYLWFWGLVFLVTTTLVALGKRELSPSLDRGHEEHLELDIKQTYRLLVDIMKMKPILTLVAILLTAKAGFAACDAVTSLKLIDAGVPKDKLALLVVPLVPLQIVLPLAISKYTAGTRPMEVYLKAIPYRIGLTLAAAAIVWITPAIIRDHHVPYYYYMLLLTNYGLYQIALYSMFVAVMAFFARISDPAVGGTYMTLLNTLSNLGGNWPTTVVLWLVDYLTWKRCSNTADNDCSDGALKDACSAGGGKCTITIDGYYIEIFVCLLYGLVWYRWGSGRIRQLQELPLKAWRVARRVPRTHSS; this comes from the exons atGAGCAATCGGCGCAAGAAAACCGATCGGCATGATCACGAAACGCTTCTCCCGCCGGTCGATGCCGACGAGGAAAAGCACGAAAAAAGTGACCTGCGGGGTGACTGGGGCAACATTGCCATCCTGTTCTTTCTCTACCTGCTGCAAGGTATTCCGATTGGACTGGCCTCGGCCATACCGATGTTGCTACAGAACCGTGGAGCAAGCTACAAACAGCAG GCTGAATTCAGTTTCGCCCACTGGCCGTTCAGCTTAAAGCTGCTGTGGGCCCCGATCGTAGATTCGCTGTTCTGGAAACGCTTCGGACGGCGAAAATCATGGCTCATTCCGACGCAGTACCTGATCGGCATATTCATGCTGATACTTTCGCTGCACGTGAACCGTTGGCTGGGCGCGGAGACCACCGACACCGGTGGCGACGACCATGCCACCGAGCAAACCAGCACACTCAACATTCCGCTACTGACGGTCATCTTTTTCATGCTAAACTTCCTCGCCGCCACGCAGGACATTGCCGTGGATGGGTGGGCGTTAACGATGCTGAAGCGCTGCAACGTTGGGCACGCATCGACCTGCAACAGCGtcggccagacggcgggctaTTTCCTCGGGTACGTCGCCTTCATGGCACTGGAGTCGGCCGAATTCTGCAACAGCTATCTACGCGCCGAACCCGCCCCGGAAGGGTTGGTCAATCTGTCCGGTTACCTGTGGTTCTGGGGGTTGGTGTTTTTGGTTACCACCACGCTGGTTGCGCTTGGCAAGCGGGAACTATCGCCCAGCCTCGATCGGGGCCACGAGGAGCACCTGGAGCTGGACATCAAGCAAACCTACCGCTTGCTGGTGGACATTATGAAGATGAAACCGATTCTGACGCTGGTAGCAATACTGCTGACAGCCAAGGCAGGGTTTGCTGCCTGCGACGCGGTCACCTCGCTGAAGCTGATCGATGCAGGCGTACCGAAGGACAAACTGGCCCTGCTGGTTGTTCCGCTCGTTCCACTGCAGATTGTACTACCGTTGGCAATCAGCAAATACACCGCTGGAACGCGACCGATGGAAGTGTACCTGAAAGCGATCCCGTACCGGATAGGGCTCACGCTTGCGGCGGCCGCCATCGTGTGGATAACGCCCGCCATCATACGCGATCACCACGTGCCGTACTATTACTACATGCTGCTGCTAACGAACTACGGGCTGTACCAGATCGCGCTGTACAGCATGTTCGTGGCCGTGATGGCGTTTTTCGCTCGCATTAGCGATCCCGCCGTCGGGGGCACCTATATGACGCTGCTGAACACGCTCAGCAACCTCGGTGGCAACTGGCCCACGACCGTCGTACTGTGGCTGGTGGACTATCTTACGTGGAAGCGCTGTTCGAACACGGCCGATAACGATTGTTCGGATGGAGCGCTAAAAGAT gcTTGCAGTGCCGGCGGTGGCAAATGCACGATCACGATCGATGGGTATTATATAGAGATATTTGTCTGTCTGCTGTACGGGCTCGTTTGGTACCGGTGGGGCAGTGGCAGGATACGTCAGCTACAGGAACTTCCGCTCAAAGCGTGGCGCGTTGCGCGCAGAGTTCCACGCACGCACAGCAGCTAG
- the LOC1270140 gene encoding eukaryotic translation initiation factor 3 subunit E translates to MAKFDLTAKNCQYLDRHLTFPLLEFLLQKKVFDQTSLLKFILETVSKTNMVDYKHDIRERLAMDKVHPDELAQGRANVLATLKELQAEVAPLMKCMEELKNPDSTKDSKSVIHALQQTLDYDIILSAQKLAKYLYECGNYNDSLSYLYVCMLVMEPNDKNYLGVLWGKLAVEILTLNWQTALEDLTRLRDFIENYNFSPIQVLQQRAWLIHWSVLVFFNHGKGRDLIIDMFLYKPQYLNAIQTMCPHILRYLATAVIINRGRRNALKDLIKVIQQESYTYRDPITEFLEHLYVNFDFEGARKKLHECQTVIVNDFFIIGCLTEFVENARLMIFETFCRIHQCITIGMLADKLNMKPDEAECWIVNLIRNARLDAKIDSKLGHVVMGTQPLSPYQQLVEKIDSLSVRSEALTLLVERKHKAKTQEAGEGHWKYY, encoded by the exons ATGGCCAAGTTCGACCTCACGGCAAAGAATTGCCAGTATTTGGATCGTCATCTAACGTTTCCTTTGCTGGAATTTTTGCTCCAGAAAAAG GTATTCGACCAGACGTCGTTGCTGAAGTTCATCCTGGAGACGGTGAGCAAAACGAACATGGTCGATTACAAGCATGACATTCGCGAACGATTGGCCATGGATAAGGTGCACCCGGATGAGTTGGCCCAGGGCCGTGCGAATGTGCTCGCAACGCTGAAGGAGCTGCAGGCCGAGGTAGCGCCGCTGATGAAGTGCATGGAGGAGCTGAAGAATCCGGACTCGACGAAGGATTCCAAATCGGTCATCCATGCGTTGCAGCAGACGTTGGAT tacgACATTATCTTAAGCGCGCAAAAGCTGGCAAAGTATCTGTACGAATGCGGCAACTACAACGACTCGCTCTCGTACCTGTACGTCTGCATGCTGGTAATGGAGCCGAACGATAAAAACTACCTCGGTGTGCTGTGGGGCAAGCTGGCAGTCGAAATCCTGACGCTGAACTGGCAGACGGCTCTGGAGGATTTGACGCGGCTGCGCGATTTCATCGAAAACTACAACTTCTCGCCGATCCAGGTGCTGCAGCAGCGTGCGTGGCTGATTCACTGGAGCGTGCTGGTGTTCTTTAACCACGGCAAGGGCCGCGATCTGATCATCGACATGTTCCTGTACAAGCCGCAGTACTTGAACGCGATTCAAACGATGTGCCCGCACATCCTGCGCTACCTGGCGACGGCGGTCATCATCAACCGTGGTCGGCGCAATGCGCTCAAGGATCTGATCAAGGTGATCCAGCAGGAGTCGTACACGTACCGCGATCCGATCACCGAGTTCCTCGAGCATCTGTACGTGAACTTTGACTTCGAGGGTGCGCGCAAGAAGCTGCACGAGTGCCAGACGGTCATCGTGAACGATTTCTTCATCATCGGCTGCCTGACGGAGTTTGTCGAGAACGCGCGTCTGATGATCTTCGAAACGTTCTGTCGCATTCACCAGTGCATCACGATCGGCATGCTGGCGGACAAGCTGAACATGAAGCCGGACGAGGCGGAGTGTTGGATCGTGAACTTGATTCGCAATGCGCGGCTGGACGCCAAGATTGATTCGAAGCTCGGACACGTGGTGATGGGTACGCAGCCGCTCTCGCCCTACCAGCAGCTGGTAGAAAAAATTGACTCCCTCTCTGTACGCTCCGAAGCGTTGACCCTGTTGGTCGAGCGAAAGCACAAAGCTAAAACTCAGGAAGCCGGCGAAGGCCACTGGAAGTATTACTAG
- the LOC1270139 gene encoding DNA repair and recombination protein RAD54B, which produces MEFLIRKLQYWKSYSYSDSRPKSVDCQQTTNCQIVAAFLSASPRWAVALDKLQKTSAFCYRNRHIRALFTSLIMRRSSAPSMKRPGEPVQRLQPAKKNANVVSNTNSAHDSQLPAAAVPVSHDDRLSGGSCSKTIFKVVWGKISTRKHKTWEGDGTLEVSGRSAVLKDEAGKVITTASGLKIDEVTEGIQLVVGSKEVEVLEKCNENQQPRLEKSSTVVSSTGGSTICLPVPSIGGFKPPVQVVRDDVEAEARSEAPPRIDAVPLVDTTNFSRDSSCSVQSNFKSVFTTREDEQEAVQPLIMKKPSFEHQFQHNAQNETVVEVQVPLCVTRHLRPHQREGVAFLYECVTGLRMLEPAGCGAILADEMGLGKTLQCIALMYTLLKTGPYGKPLAKRVLIVTPSSLVDNWDREITKWLRSERIFTFIVGPNNKLKRYAQSPHIPILIISYEMLAKQIGELETVKFDLMFCDEGHRLKNSNVKAFGVLNRLECRRRVLLTGTPIQNDLQEFFSLINFVNPGAIGTYQDFKARYETPIVVSQRPGVLPQSIELGIERLNELNAITGRFVLRRTQEVVNRYLPDKHEVVVFCHPSALQTQLTRTALSFYESEKGADNAVSPLQLITILKKICNHPSLVSVQGKGDPESLVHLLAEQLPPWQRMGPTDSAKLGIVEALLEAMLAMQEKIVIVSYYSKTLDMIGGLCDHYNYKYCRLDGSTAGPDRSRIVAAFNNPANDSFILLLSAKAGGAGLNLIGASRLVLYDNDWNPANDLQAMSRVWRDGQRKPVFIYRLLTAYSIEERIFQRQISKTSLSGTVVDQRQNLSNLKLSEEELKDLFSIIDPNAESDCLTHSLLECPCAGIGNAPDRVAELPELCDPLDDLTNETNEPISRFQLRPTVGGGGKHGKLGTKKHALKMQELMRWEHHRSPVSERVLEQLGLARSADEIVFLFRNIVSAPK; this is translated from the coding sequence ATGGAATTTCTTATACGAAAATTGCAATATTGGAAAAGCTATTCCTATTCGGATTCTCGCCCCAAATCAGTTGATtgtcaacaaacaacaaactgtCAAATTGTGGCGGCATTTCTATCTGCTTCGCCGCGATGGGCAGTTGCGTTGGATAAGTTGCAAAAAACATCTGCATTTTGTTATAGAAATAGACATATTCGTGCGTTATTTACATCGCTCATTATGCGACGAAGTAGTGCTCCGTCGATGAAACGTCCCGGCGAACCGGTACAAAGGTTACAGCCGGCAAAGAAAAATGCTAATGTAGTGAGCAATACCAACAGTGCGCACGATTCGCAACTCCCAGCTGCAGCCGTCCCAGTAAGCCATGACGATAGGCTCTCGGGTGGAAGCTGTTCCAAAACCATCTTTAAGGTAGTGTGGGGGAAAATTAGCACAAGGAAGCACAAGACCTGGGAAGGCGACGGTACGCTCGAAGTGTCCGGCAGAAGTGCGGTGTTGAAGGATGAAGCGGGGAAAGTAATCACCACGGCCAGCGGATTAAAGATCGACGAAGTGACGGAAGGTATCCAGCTGGTGGTGGGTTCTAAGGAGGTGGAAGTTTTGGAGAAATGCAATGAAAATCAACAACCAAGGTTGGAAAAATCGTCAACCGTAGTGAGCAGTACTGGTGGTTCGACGATTTGTTTGCCAGTGCCCTCGATTGGTGGTTTTAAACCGCCAGTGCAAGTGGTGCGGGATGATGTTGAAGCGGAAGCACGATCAGAAGCACCTCCCAGGATTGATGCTGTGCCGCTGGTTGATACGACCAACTTTTCCCGCGATAGTTCCTGTAGTGTGCAGAGCAATTTTAAATCGGTCTTTACAACCCGAGAAGACGAACAAGAGGCAGTGCAACCACTGATTATGAAGAAACCATCGTTCGAACACCAATTTCAACACAATGCTCAAAATGAAACGGTGGTGGAGGTGCAGGTCCCCCTCTGTGTTACACGCCACCTGCGACCGCACCAGCGCGAAGGTGTTGCCTTCCTGTACGAATGTGTGACCGGGCTGAGAATGCTGGAACCGGCCGGGTGCGGTGCAATTTTGGCCGACGAAATGGGGCTCGGTAAGACGCTGCAGTGCATTGCGCTCATGTATACGCTGCTAAAGACCGGTCCGTACGGAAAACCGCTCGCCAAGCGTGTTCTGATTGTCACCCCCAGCAGTTTGGTGGATAACTGGGACCGAGAAATTACCAAGTGGCTGCGAAGCGAGCGCATTTTTACGTTCATCGTTGGGCCAAACAATAAGCTCAAACGGTACGCCCAGTCGCCGCACATTCCCATACTGATCATATCGTACGAGATGCTGGCAAAGCAGATCGGTGAACTGGAGACGGTCAAGTTCGATCTGATGTTTTGCGACGAAGGGCACCGGTTAAAGAACAGCAACGTGAAGGCGTTCGGCGTGCTGAATCGGTTGGAGTGCCGGCGCCGGGTGCTGCTAACCGGTACACCCATACAGAACGATCTGCAGGAATTTTTCTCCCTAATTAACTTTGTCAATCCGGGAGCGATCGGTACGTACCAGGATTTCAAGGCACGTTACGAAACGCCCATCGTTGTATCGCAACGACCCGGCGTGTTGCCACAATCGATCGAGCTCGGGATCGAGCGGCTAAACGAGCTGAACGCGATAACGGGCCGCTTTGTGCTGAGGCGCACGCAGGAAGTGGTCAACCGATATCTGCCCGACAAGCACGAGGTGGTCGTGTTTTGCCATCCGTCCGCGCTGCAGACGCAACTGACCCGAACGGCACTGTCGTTTTACGAGAGTGAAAAAGGTGCGGACAATGCGGTCTCTCCGCTACAGTTAATAACGATTCTGAAAAAGATCTGTAATCACCCGTCGCTCGTGTCGGTACAGGGGAAGGGGGATCCGGAATCGTTGGTGCATCTGCTGGCGGAACAGTTGCCACCCTGGCAGCGGATGGGACCGACCGATTCGGCCAAGCTGGGCATTGTGGAGGCACTGCTGGAAGCAATGCTGGCAATGCAGGAAAAGATCGTGATCGTGTCGTACTATAGCAAAACGCTCGATATGATCGGTGGGTTGTGTGACCATTACAACTACAAGTACTGTCGGTTGGACGGATCGACGGCGGGTCCCGATCGGTCCCGGATCGTGGCCGCATTCAACAACCCTGCCAACGATAGTTTCATACTGCTGCTTAGCGCCAAAGCAGGCGGTGCAGGGCTGAATCTGATCGGTGCTTCTCGGCTGGTGCTGTACGATAATGACTGGAACCCGGCCAACGACCTGCAAGCCATGTCACGCGTGTGGCGTGATGGCCAACGGAAGCCGGTGTTCATTTACCGACTCCTGACCGCTTACTCCATCGAGGAGCGGATATTTCAGCGACAAATTTCGAAAACCTCCCTCAGCGGTACGGTGGTAGACCAGCGGCAAAACTTGAGCAATCTCAAACTATCCGAAGAAGAGCTGAAGGATCTGTTCTCCATCATCGATCCCAATGCTGAGTCCGACTGTTTGACGCACAGTTTGCTCGAGTGTCCGTGTGCGGGTATCGGTAACGCACCGGATAGGGTGGCAGAACTGCCGGAATTGTGCGACCCGCTGGATGATCTTACCAACGAAACAAACGAACCGATAAGTCGCTTCCAGCTACGACCcactgttggtggtggaggcAAGCATGGCAAGCTAGGTACGAAAAAGCACGCCCTCAAGATGCAGGAACTAATGCGCTGGGAACATCACCGATCGCCTGTGTCCGAACGGGTCCTGGAACAGCTCGGACTGGCTCGGAGTGCCGACGAgatagtgtttttgtttcgaaacATTGTATCAGCACCGAAATAA